The following nucleotide sequence is from Barnesiella viscericola DSM 18177.
TATCGACGCCGTCTTGGCCCCATCGAAACCCCGGAGCATGAACTCCTGCTCGGCTGCCTTCAAAATATCGGCCTCGGTATCTTTGGTTTTCATACTGGACTATATCAACAAAATGGTTTAACAAAAACGTCTAACAAAATTGTTAGTACAAAACTAATTCATATTCCAAAGAAAAACAAGAGTACTTCTATATGTTTTACAACACACAAGAGCATCACCCACTCCCGCGAGGTCTTGTCTCCGCTATCTGTCCGGGACTCTGCACTCCCCGATCCGCCATACTGCCCGCTCCTCACACCTCACACCCGCACCTCACAGCCCGAACTGCTTCCTACCCCCCTCACCCCTTGTCCGTGAAAAACAGTCGAGGCCGCCCCGCCATGCGGGACAGCCTCGACCTCGAAAAACAAGTTTGGTTATTGGATTTACAATTCAATATCGCCATTGAACACCTCGTGCCAGGGCAAACCCTGTTTGTTGAGTTGTTCCATGAAGGGATCGGGATCAAACTCCTCGACGTTGTGAACACCCGGCTTGTTCCATTTGCCGGTGAGGAACATCATGGCACCGATCATGGCCGGCACACCCGTGGTGTAGCTTACACCCTGTGCTCCGGTTTCGAGATAGGCGGCGTGGTGGCTGCAATTGTTGTAGACGTAATAGGTCAACTCCTTGCCCTCCTTGTCGATACCGCGAATGCGGCAGCCAATCGAGGTCTCGCCCGTGTAGTTCTTGCCCAGGTCGCCCGGGTTGGGCAACACGGCTTTGAGGAACTGGATAGGCACAATCTCCATGCCGTTGTACATGATGGGCTCGATGCTGGCCATACCGATGTCCTGAATTACCCGCAGGTGCGTGAGATACTCCTGCCCGAAGGTCATCCAGAAGCGGGCCCGTTTGAGTGTGGGATAGTTTTTCACCAGCGACTCCAACTCCTCGTGATAGATGAGATACGACTCTTTGGGACCGATGTTGGGATAGGTGAGCGGACGGTGAATCTCGTGCGGTTCGGTCTCGATCCACTGGCCGTTCTCGTAGTACTTGCCCTTTTGAGTCACCTCGCGGATATTGATTTCGGGATTGAAGTTGGTAGCAAAAGCCTTACCGTGATTGCCGGCGTTGCAGTCGACTATGTCGAGGTATTGCATCTCCTTGAAGTAGTGCTTGGCGGCATAGGCCGTATAGACGCCACTCACTCCCGGGTCGAAACCGCAACCCAGAATAGCGGTGAGGCCGGCCTGCTCGAAACGTTCGCGATAGGCCCATTGCCACTTGTACTCATACTTGGCCTCGTCGAGGGGCTCGTAGTTGGCCGTGTCGAGGTAGTTGACCCCACAGTGCAGACAGGCGTCCATGATGGTGAGGTCCTGATAGGGCAAAGCCACGTTAATCACAATATCGGGCTTGTGTTTCTTGAACAAAGCCACCAGTTCGTCCACCTTGTCGGCATCGACACGGTCGGTCACAATGCGGCTGTCGCCTATGGCTTTGGCAATAGCATCACATTTGGATTGTGTGCGGCTGGCCAAAACGATTTCGGTAAACACGTCGGGGTTCTGCGCCACCTTGTGGGCCACCACCGTTCCTACGCCACCGGCGCCAATAATAAGAAC
It contains:
- a CDS encoding saccharopine dehydrogenase family protein is translated as MGKVLIIGAGGVGTVVAHKVAQNPDVFTEIVLASRTQSKCDAIAKAIGDSRIVTDRVDADKVDELVALFKKHKPDIVINVALPYQDLTIMDACLHCGVNYLDTANYEPLDEAKYEYKWQWAYRERFEQAGLTAILGCGFDPGVSGVYTAYAAKHYFKEMQYLDIVDCNAGNHGKAFATNFNPEINIREVTQKGKYYENGQWIETEPHEIHRPLTYPNIGPKESYLIYHEELESLVKNYPTLKRARFWMTFGQEYLTHLRVIQDIGMASIEPIMYNGMEIVPIQFLKAVLPNPGDLGKNYTGETSIGCRIRGIDKEGKELTYYVYNNCSHHAAYLETGAQGVSYTTGVPAMIGAMMFLTGKWNKPGVHNVEEFDPDPFMEQLNKQGLPWHEVFNGDIEL